The Cloacibacillus sp. An23 genomic interval GTCGGCGCTCTGCGCGAAGCTCCTGGCGCGGCTCTAGCGGCGGACGCGCGTCAGCCTGCGAGGAAGCATCCTTTTTCGTGCGACTGTATCACGCCGACGGCCTGCAAGTACGCGTAGACGACTGTCGTGCCTACGAATTTCATGCCGCGCTTCTTTAAATCTTTTGAAACGGCGTCTGACAGCGGCGAGCTCGATTTTCCAGTTTCGCGCACAGTCCCGCCGTTAGTCCAGCCCCACAGGTAGTTTGCGAAAGTTCCGTATTCTTCGCGGATTTCGGCGAAGACGTGTGCGTTCGTCACTGCGGCGCGGATTTTGAGGCCGTTGCGGATTATGCCGGGGTCGTTCTTCAGCTCTTCGATTTTTTCATCTCCGTACGACGCGACGAGCTTCCAGTCGAAGCCGTCGAAGGCGCGGCGGAAGCTCTCGCGCTTGTTCAGCACGCACTCCCACGAAAGGCCGGCCTGAAAGCATTCGAGCAGCAGCATTTCAAAGAGTTTCCCGTCGTCGCGCTGCGGCACGCCCCATTCGCGGTCGTGGTAGGCGACGTACTTTTCGTTCTTGGGGTTGGCCCAGAAGCAGCGGGTTTTGCCGTCCGGCCAGCAAGGGGCTTTCGTCATCAGGGACGTTCCGTCTTCGTAAAGCGCCGGCCCCGGCGGCTATTTCTTATCGTCGAGCGGCGGCAGCGGCTTTATCTTCTCGCCGTCGGTGAATTCGCGCTGCGGCCCCTCGGCCTTGTCGTGGACCCAGTTTTCAAATTTGTCGTATATGGCGTCGGACCACGAGGGGTTGGGCCACCGCTTTTTCTTCGCCGTAAGCGCGAGGCAGCCGCACATCATGGCGCCGAAGTACAGATACGGATGCTGCGTCGCTAGCGCGAGGCCGAAGAATATGAAGCAAAGAGAAGCGAACAGATCTCTGAAAAACATTTACAATCACCTTTTATTTTCTCGTTTATCCGTCCGATATTATAACCTCATAAGCGCGCGGCAGAAAGCGGAAAAGACATATTCATGCGCGCCGCGCGCACAAAAAAACGGAGCCGCCACGCGAATGGACGGCTCCGTATGCTTTTGATTCCGTGCGGTCTTTCCGCGCTGTCCTACCAGGGCACACCGAGTACGACGTGCGGCAGGAAGAGGCAGACCTTCGGGATGTAGGCGGTGATGAGAAGCACCGGAATCCAGCAGAGCACCATGAAGGTGAGCGCCGGCTTCATTATCTCGTTGATGGGCGCGCCTCCCACTCGCCCGCTTAGATATAGGACCGGGGCCGCAGGCGGCGTTATGCAGCCGAGGGCCGTGTTGACTCCGACTATAGCCGCGTAATGGACGGGGTTGAAGCCGAGGTCGAGGATTATCGGAAGCAGTATCGGCGTCGTAAGGACGACGACGCTGATGTCGTCCATGAGCATTCCCATCAGGACGAGGAAGACGTTGATCATCATCATGACGACTATCGGGTTCGTCGAGATGGAATAGAAGAGATGCAGCACGCGTCCCGGAAGATCCTCAAGGATATAGAGGCGCGAGAGCATCGAGACGGAGTAGAGCATGACCATGATGACGCCGGTCGTGATGCCGCTTTCGACGACGATGTTGAAGAGTCCTCTCCACGAAAGTCCCTTGTAGACGTAGAGCCCTATAGGGATGCAGTAGAAGACGGCCAGCGCGGAGGCTTCGGTCGTCGTCATAACGCCGCCGTAGATTCCGCCGAGGACCATGAAGGGCATGACGAGCGCCGGTATAGCGAGACGTCCGCGCTTCATGAACATATCCATGCGTTCCTTGCCGGTGCGCTTGACTTCGACGAAGACTTCCTTATTGTTGCGGAGCATCCAGACGTTGATGATGCTGAGCAGCGCTATTGTGAAGACGCCGGGGCCGACCGTCGAAAGGAAGCACGAAAGGACGGAGATGCCGCTGATCCACGCGAAAATGATGAGAGTGGCGTTCGGCGGGATAAGGAGGCCGAGCAGCGATGCGTTCGCCATCAGCGCGCAGGCGTGTCCCATCGGGTAGCCGCCCTGCTTGAGGCGCGGGAACATTATGGCGCCGATGCAGGAGAGCGTCGCGCAGGCGGCTCCGCATATCGAGCCGAAGACGGCGCAGGAGATGACGGCGACGATGCCGAGTCCGCCGCGGATATGTCCGACGAAGACGTCTACCATATCTATGAGCTTCTCAGCTATGCGTCCGCGCTCCATGATGCCGCCCGCGAGGATGAACATAGCTATCGCTATAAGCGAAACGGAGTTCATCTGCGTGAAGCCGTAAGGCAGGAGCTGCGTGGCTGGGTAGCCCGCGCCGTTTGCGCCGCCGAAGAATATCAGCCACGCGCAGGAGGACATGAAGCTTACGGGTACGGGGACGCCTATCGTAAGGCAGAATATAAGTATAAGCAGAGCTACGTATATCATTAGTTCTTACCTCCAAAAAGCGCTTTTCCGGCCCTTATCGTATCCCAGAGGAAGTAGTAGGACATGGAAAGCAGTCCGAGGAATATGGCGGCGTAGGCCGTCCAGAGCGGGATTCTCCACGCGACGGTGCGCGGGATGGCGACGCCTGTCCCGAGCGGGCCGAGGAAGCCGAAGATGAAATAGTCCCAGCCGTACTTCGTGAAAAGCAGCGTCACGCCGAGCGTGATGAGGCATTTCACAAAGGTGAGGGTCCTCTTGAAAACCCCGTCCTTGAGATAGGCGCTTATAAGGTCCGCGGAAATGTGAGTCCCCGCGAAAGCCCCGTAGCCGGCTCCCATGAAGTAGAGCCAGAATGCGAATATCTTGACCCATTCCTCGTAGCCGTAGAGGTCCATCTGGAAAACATAGCGCATAAGCGTTGCGGCCGTAATGATGATCATCAGCAGCATGGACATTACGAAGCAGACCACTGAATAGAACGAGACGGTTATCTTGTCGAAGATGCACTTCGGCTGCCTTACGTTGAGGACTTCCTCCTCGCCCGCGCAGGCCGGCCCGGCTTCTTCGAGCATCTCAGTCTTCTTTTCATCAGATGACATTTAAT includes:
- a CDS encoding TRAP transporter large permease; the protein is MIYVALLILIFCLTIGVPVPVSFMSSCAWLIFFGGANGAGYPATQLLPYGFTQMNSVSLIAIAMFILAGGIMERGRIAEKLIDMVDVFVGHIRGGLGIVAVISCAVFGSICGAACATLSCIGAIMFPRLKQGGYPMGHACALMANASLLGLLIPPNATLIIFAWISGISVLSCFLSTVGPGVFTIALLSIINVWMLRNNKEVFVEVKRTGKERMDMFMKRGRLAIPALVMPFMVLGGIYGGVMTTTEASALAVFYCIPIGLYVYKGLSWRGLFNIVVESGITTGVIMVMLYSVSMLSRLYILEDLPGRVLHLFYSISTNPIVVMMMINVFLVLMGMLMDDISVVVLTTPILLPIILDLGFNPVHYAAIVGVNTALGCITPPAAPVLYLSGRVGGAPINEIMKPALTFMVLCWIPVLLITAYIPKVCLFLPHVVLGVPW
- a CDS encoding DNA-3-methyladenine glycosylase I, giving the protein MTKAPCWPDGKTRCFWANPKNEKYVAYHDREWGVPQRDDGKLFEMLLLECFQAGLSWECVLNKRESFRRAFDGFDWKLVASYGDEKIEELKNDPGIIRNGLKIRAAVTNAHVFAEIREEYGTFANYLWGWTNGGTVRETGKSSSPLSDAVSKDLKKRGMKFVGTTVVYAYLQAVGVIQSHEKGCFLAG
- a CDS encoding TRAP transporter small permease subunit → MSSDEKKTEMLEEAGPACAGEEEVLNVRQPKCIFDKITVSFYSVVCFVMSMLLMIIITAATLMRYVFQMDLYGYEEWVKIFAFWLYFMGAGYGAFAGTHISADLISAYLKDGVFKRTLTFVKCLITLGVTLLFTKYGWDYFIFGFLGPLGTGVAIPRTVAWRIPLWTAYAAIFLGLLSMSYYFLWDTIRAGKALFGGKN